DNA sequence from the Malus domestica chromosome 11, GDT2T_hap1 genome:
GAGAGAgttaaataccaaaaaaaaccctaaatattaATCTAAAAAATCTGAAAGCAAAATCTTAGATTGAAGAAAAAGATATAAAGGGAAAGAAAACAACTGAAACTGAAAGTGCAAAAAATGAGTGAATCAGAAGCGCACGTGGGCACGATGACACATAGAATCAGATATATACAGAGACAGATATATAGAACGATTAATTGAGTTTGAATCCCAGCGGATCAATGCAAAGAAGCCGGGACTGCCAGTACCAGATATGCATTTGCCCTATTGCCAGTAACCTGGTTTCCCTATGACGTGCGAAAATTCTACTGTACTCCGGTGTTATGGCAGGCACCGAAGCAACAGTTTCAACGACCAAAAATCATACACAATACACCGTTATATAAAAAGCCCATGACTTGTGACCTTCACAGTAGTACTTGTTTTTTAATCAAAGCAAACATAAATATCCACAAGATTATGAAAacccaaataaataatattgttaAACATTGGACTAGTTAATTGTTTATCCCTATGATCATTTGCAAAACAGCAATGATTATAAAATCCAAGTCACAATAATAGTTGGGATTGTTTTTGCAATAGTTTGCATATTCTTTATAACTATGTTTATATgatttaacaaaacaaaattaaaatgagGACGACTATGAGCATGCAGACTCTCACTTTGTGATATGGGACAACACTTTCTGCAGATGATGACGAAGATCAATAGATATGCTTGGGAATTAACTAGTAAGAGATGGAAATTCCTAAATATTTTGTTCATGGGGTTGGTCGATCCAATTATAAGAGAATCGCCTGATATACATGGCTCATAATCACAATTAAAAAGAGAGAAGATATAAATATAgaaggattaaaaaaaaaattgaaaacaaaagagagaTGGAAATTAGTGATGAGAGAAACCTATACTGCAGTACTAGTAGCAGCAGCAGCGGTGTTACTTGAACCGCCACCATCAACACCGCCACcgccatcaccatcaccaccgACGCCTTGAGTGGACGCCACCGACACATTCCCTACAACCGCAGTGGCAGTGACGGTCGACCGTTTCCGTTTCTTTTTCTCGTAGGGAATTCCTCTGGCCTTAGCCTGTCCCTCCCTCACCTCCCTCAAATAAATCCGCACCGCTCGAGCACCGAAGGGATTTGACTCGGGCCGTCCTCCGTTCTCCTCGTACGCGGCCCTCAACCGTCCGATGAGCGCGTCTAGGCTGCCCCACGCCTGCTTGAGCGGGCAGGCGCACGGGGCGGGAGGGTTGGGGTGTCCAAAGTAGGGGCAGCCGGTGGCGTGGACTTTGGTCTTCCCGAACTGGTCAAGGTACTTGAGGAACTCGATGACGTGGGCCCCACTGCAGCGGGCCAGCGTGAGCGGAGGCTTGTGGTTCTTGAGGTACTGCAGGAAGGTATTCCAGTCCCGCCGCTTCTGCGACTCGTAGCGACTTGGCGGGGCCGGAGATGCTGACGGGGGCTCAGCGGTAGCCCCCGGGGCTGCCGACCTTGACGCAGACGACGGACCCTCGCCGCTGCTGACGTTCGGGTCGGGCAGTCCGGCTCCACCTGAAGCAGAATCCATGTGTAATAAAATTACTCTCACTTTGTCTAATTGTTTTGGCTCTTCTGCTAAATACTTTTCAACTGGGTGTTTTATATATAcaggttttttggttttttcttcttcttcttccctctctctctagttTCTAAGCTGAACCTTTGAATTGTGGGTTGTTTGTGTCCCTCTCTCTCTGCCCTCCTCCATATGAGGGTTGAATATTTGGGGTGATCGGGTTCAGAGAATGGTGGTGTTAGTATACTGCGAAACTCTTTTCACGGGAATCtccttggtttttttttggggggggggagggggggttattgttttttgtttggatGAGTGAGAAACGGAAGAGGGTTTTAGAgggaggggggggggaaggtggggaagagagagagaggagcgtTTGGTGATGGGACGTAAAAAGTatggaaatgagagagagagagagagagagagagagagagagagagagagagagagagagagagagagagagagagagagcgatgtagaagatagagagagaagaggaggagggaggAAATGGGGTGTGTGTGTATGGTGGTAGTAATCAGAAGGGAGAATTCACATGGGGTGGCCCCTTTGGAAGTGATATGTTTACTATTCCTTCCTCCTGCCTTCTGCTGGCCGCTCCACTCTTCCCCTTATATAATCTTTTCTGTCTGCACCAACCCAATACCCATTTTCCATTTATACGCACGCATAAGGCGCTTGTAAACACAAACACCtattttgtttctattttttttttagtaatattagagagattaaatttacaaattaagtGATGTGTCATTAATAAGAAATAGACACGTTAATCAATCaattagtaataattcaatcgttaaaaatgatgtgtcatatataaagactaaatttatagacgaaatttgcaaattaaatgatgtgtcacataTAAAAATAAACACGTTTGTCAACACTTAAGTTATagtccaatcatcaactttcatgttatttagttaagcaaattttatctataaatttGGGAGTAATGCTATGAAGACTAAATTTGGAGactaaaattgcaaacgaaatgatgtgtcactaatacaaatgagcacgtttatcagcacttaagtaataaatcaatcatcaacttacatgtcatttagttttcaaaatttagtctccaaacttagtttccctagcattactctaaatttggtctctctagcattagtttttcttttatacTACAAGAATAAACATTTTAAAGCGTAAAATGTGtttgaaatttatttttaaaaaatttgaaatttataataaaaaaaaattgccaacAAGGGTTGATTGAGTTGATAAAAATCGTTCTCTTTGCTAGAACGAGGCCTAGGTTGGAGTCCTGTTGCCGACAATCCTTCTTGGTGAATGATTTGTAAAAACCAAGAAAATGTCTAAATCCTCTTTGTAAGTCCTCAAAAAGACTTGTAGTATGTCATGGCCTCGCCTCTCCTTAAACttttagaaaacaaacaaatttataccaaaaaattcaaaatttatgccACTTATAACtggtctaatggtattcctcttcacttgtaagtgagaagtcttaatttcgattctcgccaaaaaacaaatttgaaccacaattactgctagcccattgtgaggctaaactcaaCTCTCacccttttagtgtagataatatcgtttaaaAAAAATCACCCATTTTCAAGTGCATTTAACAGTAATCAGGATTACCAGATGCCTAAGATGGTATTAAATGGTTAAAGATCTAACAGTTCACTACATGTCATCAGGTCAAAGAGTTACTATCTTCTTGATTTAGAGTGACACAAAACTAAGCAATAAAACGTTGATACTGATCATGAGATCAGTTTTCCGTAAGAGATATAAAATCTAAGGTTGTTTTTTGCTATGGTCTATGAAACTCGATTTTGATCTCAATTTTCTTTCTAGAACTCAAAAGTCGTCACTTTactctttgaaactcaaaatttgctCCATTTTACTTTGATTTCATTTATTCTGTCACAAAAATTGTCAAATATGCTGATGTGTATTTAAAAGTGCATGTGTGGCGTCCATATGGCACACCTTAAATtctcaaaataaaaaaccacCAATGGAATCTCCAGTCGCGGAACCTCTCCAACCAAACTCCACCACTATTTCAATTATCTATGCCCCTAAGCAAAAACTCTAAAAGTTAAACAATCGATCGAGTTGCAGGATAATCAATCAATCGATATGCGGCTGAAACTCATACAAACAAACCCTaggtttttctttaaataacCCACCCACAATAATCGATTAAGCCAACAAAACGTTCCTAATCCTTTCAGATCTGTCCGAGCCCCACCTAGTTCCTTGTCACCATACAAAATTTTAATGAGATACTATTTTACCTTTGAAAGATttttttaagtgtctctccatTGTATCATTATATGTGTGATATCGCTCCGTATTTTAcgtacattgaaaaatctctcttagTTGGAAATGTCGAAGAAAaatttatacaaatatataaatgGCAACTTCATGAATATAACATTTTCTCATTATTATGCTTAGGGGTAAAAGGCCAATGTAATGTTGTAAAGCTCATAAAATACTAATGCTAGAGTATAAAAACATAAATAGATATATATTATTGCGTGTCTGCAACATCAAATGTTGGTGCGTGGGATAAGCGTTGGCTTGAAGTGGATGGCAATGAATTGGGTCCCGGTAAGGTCAAACATCTTCAGGCCATATAAGGACAGGAagggaaaaaacaaaaacccacttaAGGAGCTTATACGATTGCCCATGAAAGTGCTTAATCTTTGGTTCACTCAGGAGTGTACGTATAATCCATGCAGCTGCTTTCaaacattcatatatatatccAGTGTTTAAAATTCGGTGGAAATATTGATAT
Encoded proteins:
- the LOC103447332 gene encoding protein LIGHT-DEPENDENT SHORT HYPOCOTYLS 5-like, producing MDSASGGAGLPDPNVSSGEGPSSASRSAAPGATAEPPSASPAPPSRYESQKRRDWNTFLQYLKNHKPPLTLARCSGAHVIEFLKYLDQFGKTKVHATGCPYFGHPNPPAPCACPLKQAWGSLDALIGRLRAAYEENGGRPESNPFGARAVRIYLREVREGQAKARGIPYEKKKRKRSTVTATAVVGNVSVASTQGVGGDGDGGGGVDGGGSSNTAAAATSTAV